CGGGCCGACGGCGAGGCGCATCCGGTCGTCCCCGAGCGCGTCCGAGGCGCGCACGGCGTGCAGGCGGTCGCCGAGTCGCAGGGTGGCGTAGGCGTCGACGACCCCGACGTTCGGATAGACGCCGAGACCCAGGATCAGCAGCGCCCGGCCCTGGTGGTCGAAAACGTGGAAGATGCAGCGGTCGTACGCGTTCCGGTCCCCGGTCGCGAGGTGCTTCATGGACAGGGGCACCTGGTGCACGGGGTACTCGTCGAGGGCAACGGGGCGGTCGTCGGGCACGGCAAGCCTCCCTGGGGGCACGGCTGTTGACGTCCCCCGGAGGGGTGCGGCCCCCGGCGGCGCCAGTTGACGGTACGTCAGATGGTGGCCCGCGGCCAGACGCCTGCACGTCGGGGCGCCCCCCGTAAGGGCCGGCCGCGAACCCACGCTCGATTACGCGGGCGGGTGACCTGCGCACTCGCCCGCGCGTTGCCCCGGTATGACCCCCACCTATGCGGCGACCGAGCGGCCTCGCCGGATCTTCGTCCCGGCTCCGGCAGAATCGGTTCGGCCGGCGGCCGCCGCGCCACCGCCCCAGGATCCCCCCATCTACCGCGCGCTGATCCGCGCCTGGGCCGAGCGCGGCCGTACGCTGCCGGGGCGCCACGACCCGGAGTGGGTCCGGCTGGTGGCGCCGCCGGTCCTGTACGGCTACGGGCAGTTCAGTGTGACTCCGGCCCCGCGAGGTGACGGGCGATGACCATCCGCTGGATCTGATTGGTGCCCTCGACGATCTGGAGGACCTTGGCCTCGCGCAGATAGCGCTCGACCGGGAAGTCCGCGGTGTAGCCGTACCCGCCGAGCACCTGGACGGCGTCCGTGGTGACCTTCATCGCCGTGTCCGTGCACAGCAGCTTCGCCATGGCGGCCTGTTTGGCGAAGGGCCGCCCCGCGTCGCGCAGCCGTGCCGCGGCCAGGTAGAGCGCCCGGCCCGCCTCGATCTGCGTCGCCATGTCCGCGAGCATGAAGCGCAGGCCCTGGAAGTCGGAGATCGGCCGGCCGAACTGTTCGCGCCCGGTCGCGTACGCGACGGCCTCGTCCAGGGCCGCCTGGGCGACGCCGATGGCGCAGGCCGCGATGCCGAGCCGGCCGGAGTCGAGCGCGGCGAGGGCGATCGCGAAGCCCTGCCCCTCGTCGCCGATGCGCCGGCCGTCGGACACCCGTACACCGTCGAAGTGGATCTGCGCGGTGGGCGAGCCCTTCATGCCCATCTTCCTCTCGGGCGGGGCGGCGCTCAGTCCCTCGGCGTGGCCGGGCACCAGGAACGCGGTGATGCCGCGCGGGCCCGCGCCGCCGCTGCGGGCGAGCACGGTGTAGAAGTCGGCGACGCCGCCGTGGGTGATCCAGGCCTTGGTGCCCGTGATCGCCCACTCTCCCCCGCTCCCGGCTTCTCCCCCGCCCGCCCGGACGGCCTTCGTCCGCAGGGAGGCGGCGTCCGAGCCGGAGGACGGCTCAGAGAGGCAGTAGGCGCCCAGGAGGCCGCCGCCGAGCATCGCAGGCAGGTACTCGGCGCGCTGTTCCTTGGTGCCGTAGTTCGCCAGGGCATGGCAGGAGAGGGTGTGCACGCTGACGCCGAGGCCGACGGTGAGACGGGCCATGGCGAGCTCTTCGAGGACCTGGAGGTAGACCTCGTACGGCTGGTCGCCGCCGCCGTACTCGGAGTCGTACGGCAGTCCGAGCAGGCCGGAATCGGAGAGCAGGCCGAAGATCTCGCGCGGGAAGCGTCCGGCGTCCTCCTCCTCGGCCGCCTTCGGGGCTATCTCGCGCTGCGCGATGTCACGGACGAGCGAGATCAGATCCCGGGCCTCGTCCGTGGGCAGTTGACGGTCCACCGGCTGCGGGGCGCGGTCGGGCATGGCGACGCTCTCCTCCCTGTCGGGCGCATCGGCGCACGCGCGCCAGGGGTGGGGCGGCGGCGCCGGGTCTCACGGCCCAGCCAATGCTGTCGTTCCTGGGTGGAGAACGGCCTGATCAGCGGCTGTGGCGCTGTGAGTATGCCCGTTCGGGGGCATCGAGTCACCAGTTGACGACCGCTGACCAAAAGTAAGGGGAACCGATCCGACCGCTCCGCCCAATTGGTCCGAACCATTGACGCACTGGTCTAGTCCTCCTACTGTTTCGTCAACGCCTCACCGCGTTCATGCCAAACAGCACGCGCAGGTCCCAGCATGCCTCCCCCACACTCCCCTCCCCCACGAGGAGAACCGATGCTCCGACCGCACCGCCCCCGCTTCCGCGCGCTCCTGTCCGCCGCCTGTTGCGCCGCCCTCGGGGCCACGCTGCTCGCCGGCGCGGGCACGGCCACCGCGACCACCGCGCCCCCCTCTGCCCAGCAGGCCGCCGGTTCCAAGGTCGTCGGCTACTTCACCGAATGGGGCGTCTACGACCGGAACTACCACGTCAAGAACGTCGAGACGTCCGGCTCGGCCGCCAAGCTCACCCACATCAACTACGCCTTCGGCAATGTCACCGGCGGCAAGTGCGCCATGGGCGACGCCTACGCGGCGACCGACAAGGCG
This portion of the Streptomyces mirabilis genome encodes:
- a CDS encoding acyl-CoA dehydrogenase family protein, yielding MPDRAPQPVDRQLPTDEARDLISLVRDIAQREIAPKAAEEEDAGRFPREIFGLLSDSGLLGLPYDSEYGGGDQPYEVYLQVLEELAMARLTVGLGVSVHTLSCHALANYGTKEQRAEYLPAMLGGGLLGAYCLSEPSSGSDAASLRTKAVRAGGGEAGSGGEWAITGTKAWITHGGVADFYTVLARSGGAGPRGITAFLVPGHAEGLSAAPPERKMGMKGSPTAQIHFDGVRVSDGRRIGDEGQGFAIALAALDSGRLGIAACAIGVAQAALDEAVAYATGREQFGRPISDFQGLRFMLADMATQIEAGRALYLAAARLRDAGRPFAKQAAMAKLLCTDTAMKVTTDAVQVLGGYGYTADFPVERYLREAKVLQIVEGTNQIQRMVIARHLAGPESH